In the genome of Leptospira noumeaensis, one region contains:
- a CDS encoding heme exporter protein CcmB, with amino-acid sequence MLLTLLKKEFYLIGRSLGGIVSLFTLSVSVVFIFYTSIEVNEMLSERSIRGIKWAIIFLLNFVIVSQSLWEERESMGWEASLSFVSPISLYLAKSLAIWFCTILVNASLVLVLSVFFQNMSVDRYFGEWLFANLGSGCLVFLGVSLGLIAFESRLKEIIIPLLQLPFSIPLFLFGLEAENRYWLEPGFYLPSVGLLLFFMLFYATLGSVMIEILRNEH; translated from the coding sequence TTGTTACTCACCTTACTTAAAAAAGAATTTTATCTGATAGGCAGATCTCTCGGTGGGATTGTTTCCCTTTTTACCTTAAGTGTATCTGTAGTTTTTATTTTTTATACCTCCATTGAAGTGAATGAAATGTTATCGGAAAGAAGCATTCGTGGAATCAAATGGGCCATTATTTTTTTACTGAACTTTGTGATCGTGAGCCAAAGCCTTTGGGAAGAACGTGAGTCTATGGGTTGGGAAGCCAGTCTCTCTTTTGTAAGTCCGATTTCGCTTTATTTAGCCAAGTCCCTTGCCATTTGGTTTTGTACGATTTTGGTGAACGCCTCCCTTGTCCTTGTCCTTTCTGTTTTCTTTCAAAACATGAGTGTCGACCGGTACTTCGGTGAATGGTTATTTGCCAATTTGGGGAGTGGGTGTTTGGTTTTTCTCGGAGTTTCTCTCGGCCTCATTGCCTTTGAAAGCAGGCTGAAAGAAATCATCATTCCTCTCTTACAACTTCCCTTTTCCATTCCACTTTTTCTTTTTGGGTTGGAAGCAGAAAATCGGTACTGGTTGGAACCAGGGTTTTACCTACCTTCTGTGGGTTTGCTTCTCTTTTTTATGTTATTTTACGCAACCCTTGGTTCGGTGATGATTGAGATTCTAAGGAATGAGCATTAG
- the purS gene encoding phosphoribosylformylglycinamidine synthase subunit PurS codes for MFVAKINVTLKESVLDPQGQTVLRTLHDQGKNLISDLRVGKYIEMKISASSQADAEISAKEICESLLVNQVIETYRLVVEKV; via the coding sequence ATGTTTGTCGCAAAAATAAATGTTACCCTCAAAGAATCGGTTCTTGACCCGCAAGGCCAAACCGTTCTCCGCACCCTTCATGACCAAGGGAAAAATTTGATCTCTGACCTAAGAGTGGGGAAATACATCGAAATGAAAATTAGTGCCAGTTCTCAAGCAGATGCGGAAATTTCAGCAAAAGAAATTTGTGAATCTTTACTTGTGAACCAAGTGATTGAAACTTACCGGTTGGTTGTGGAGAAAGTATGA
- a CDS encoding phosphoribosylaminoimidazolesuccinocarboxamide synthase, whose protein sequence is MIPSPSYKGKVRDVYDLGDSLLLVATDRISAFDVVFEEPVLDKGKILTRISTAWFRHFPEIQNHLITDDVSKFPPPFQNEESLQGRSVLVKKAKRIDFECVVRGYLTGSAWKEYKTDGTIAHVKYPQGILESYKFDTPIFTPARKNDSGHDENVSESTMEAEVGKELFSELKNLSLQLYNKAHDLMAKQGILLCDTKFEFGLIDGKPILIDEILTPDSSRYWDGSTYELGKTPASFDKQILRNWLESTDWDKNPPAPALPESLILELRKKYLELEDKITLCLSQK, encoded by the coding sequence ATGATTCCTAGTCCCAGTTATAAAGGCAAAGTCAGAGATGTTTATGATTTAGGAGATTCGCTTCTCCTTGTGGCAACCGATCGAATTTCTGCATTTGATGTTGTATTTGAAGAACCAGTCTTGGATAAAGGAAAGATCCTGACCCGTATCTCCACGGCTTGGTTTCGACATTTTCCAGAGATCCAAAATCATTTGATCACGGATGATGTGTCCAAATTTCCACCTCCGTTTCAAAACGAAGAGTCCTTACAAGGTCGTTCGGTCCTTGTCAAAAAAGCCAAACGAATTGATTTTGAATGTGTGGTTCGTGGATACTTAACCGGTTCTGCTTGGAAGGAATACAAAACGGATGGAACCATCGCTCACGTAAAATATCCTCAAGGAATCCTTGAGTCTTACAAGTTTGATACTCCCATCTTCACACCGGCTAGAAAAAATGATTCGGGTCATGATGAAAATGTGAGTGAGTCCACAATGGAAGCAGAAGTGGGGAAAGAACTGTTTTCAGAGCTGAAAAACCTATCCTTACAACTTTACAACAAAGCACACGACCTTATGGCAAAACAAGGCATCCTCCTTTGTGATACAAAATTTGAATTTGGCCTCATTGACGGAAAACCCATCTTAATTGATGAAATCCTCACTCCGGATTCTTCGCGGTATTGGGACGGCTCCACTTACGAGCTAGGCAAAACTCCCGCCAGTTTTGATAAACAAATCCTAAGGAATTGGCTCGAATCTACAGATTGGGACAAAAATCCTCCCGCTCCCGCTTTGCCCGAATCCTTGATCCTAGAACTACGTAAAAAATACTTGGAATTGGAAGATAAAATCACCCTATGTTTGTCGCAAAAATAA
- the ccsA gene encoding cytochrome c biogenesis protein CcsA, giving the protein MERKIRIFHPVFDIGFYLVVCISLVFAVIFSLVYPNVILEQGLSHRIFYLHVPVAWVALYGPILSFLFSLVFLFSRNMLWDRLAFTANQLAFLFAVGVLFSGPIWAYSAWGVPWDKTDARLQSFFILCISLVSYFIFRYLVPGKTKKAILSAYLSVLCAVSAILTWGAIRWIENPGNHPGSVLGKGGMDSDMKQSMWLGVLAFHFLFLFLFLISNRSEKIQDIRSKLKSELD; this is encoded by the coding sequence ATGGAACGTAAGATTCGGATATTCCACCCTGTTTTCGACATCGGTTTTTATCTTGTTGTATGTATCTCACTTGTGTTTGCCGTTATTTTTTCGTTAGTGTATCCCAATGTCATTTTGGAACAGGGTTTGAGCCATAGAATTTTTTACTTACATGTTCCGGTCGCATGGGTTGCGTTATATGGCCCAATTTTGTCCTTTTTGTTCTCTTTGGTTTTTCTCTTTTCGAGAAATATGCTTTGGGATAGGCTTGCCTTCACGGCCAATCAACTGGCTTTTTTATTTGCTGTAGGTGTTTTGTTTTCTGGTCCCATTTGGGCTTATAGTGCTTGGGGAGTGCCTTGGGACAAAACGGATGCTAGATTGCAGTCCTTTTTTATCCTTTGTATTTCGCTTGTTAGTTATTTTATTTTTCGTTATTTAGTTCCGGGTAAAACCAAAAAAGCCATCCTTTCGGCTTACCTTTCTGTTCTTTGTGCTGTGAGTGCCATCCTCACTTGGGGTGCCATCCGTTGGATTGAAAATCCAGGAAATCATCCGGGAAGTGTTCTCGGCAAAGGAGGGATGGATTCTGATATGAAACAAAGTATGTGGCTCGGGGTTCTAGCCTTCCACTTTCTATTTCTTTTCCTTTTTCTTATTTCCAATCGCAGTGAAAAAATCCAAGATATCAGATCCAAATTAAAATCGGAACTGGATTGA
- a CDS encoding SufD family Fe-S cluster assembly protein: MNSSLTKNRLVLTKERYTQFYTSLLETWNELVIPKDSEESWRKFPIGSVDWKELQFDPKEISPNVSTSEENTVEHSLSEEKIHSLLADILKYTPKDYFAYLNLVLAPYYEIILLEEGETDFSFEEEGDKPKHSVRIFYLTKGKTSKTQIRFQNHHSSEDLHLTTSLDFYIADDSSYLEILDRESSDLDLYRFRNVCILGHNDSQVKYHHYPMGGFRSKLFLHAHLLGKGAEVTVDGVSALGGRNLKDLDMEMFHHADFTTSKISYKAIVTDKAHHIFTGNLIIPPNLKKVTAHQESFNLSLNKKARAEANPKLEVLAEDVSCTHGATVGDIDEEQYFYLLSRGLTPEESKSLLVTAFYGETIHSIGFSDEVKLSLESEIKEILVGGK; encoded by the coding sequence ATGAATTCCTCACTCACAAAAAATCGATTGGTTCTGACAAAAGAAAGATACACTCAATTTTATACTTCTCTATTAGAAACTTGGAACGAACTTGTTATACCCAAAGATTCGGAAGAGTCTTGGCGAAAATTTCCCATTGGTTCTGTGGATTGGAAAGAGTTACAGTTTGATCCAAAAGAAATAAGTCCAAATGTTTCTACGTCGGAAGAAAATACGGTAGAACATTCGTTATCTGAAGAGAAAATTCATTCGTTACTTGCGGATATTTTAAAATACACTCCAAAAGATTATTTTGCTTACCTTAATTTGGTATTAGCTCCTTATTATGAAATCATTTTACTCGAGGAAGGAGAAACTGATTTTTCTTTTGAAGAAGAAGGTGATAAACCAAAACATTCTGTAAGAATATTTTACCTCACCAAAGGAAAAACTTCCAAAACTCAGATTAGATTTCAAAATCATCATTCTTCAGAAGATTTACATCTCACTACTTCTTTGGATTTTTACATTGCCGATGATTCTTCTTATTTAGAAATTTTAGACCGTGAGTCCAGTGACCTAGATCTTTACCGGTTTCGAAATGTTTGTATCCTCGGCCATAATGATTCGCAAGTAAAATACCACCATTACCCGATGGGGGGCTTTCGTTCTAAACTATTTTTACATGCCCATCTACTTGGGAAAGGGGCTGAAGTGACAGTGGACGGAGTGTCAGCTCTAGGTGGGAGAAATTTAAAAGATTTAGATATGGAAATGTTCCACCATGCCGATTTTACCACGAGTAAAATCAGTTATAAAGCCATTGTGACTGACAAGGCACATCATATTTTTACAGGAAATCTGATTATCCCACCGAACTTGAAAAAGGTGACGGCACACCAAGAATCATTTAATTTATCCTTGAATAAAAAAGCAAGGGCAGAAGCCAATCCGAAATTAGAGGTTTTGGCAGAGGATGTTTCTTGCACTCATGGTGCGACCGTTGGTGATATAGATGAAGAACAGTATTTTTATCTTTTGTCACGTGGTCTCACACCAGAAGAATCTAAGTCCTTACTTGTGACTGCCTTTTACGGAGAAACCATTCATTCCATTGGATTTTCTGATGAAGTAAAGTTGTCTTTGGAATCTGAGATCAAAGAGATTCTCGTGGGAGGCAAATGA
- the purQ gene encoding phosphoribosylformylglycinamidine synthase subunit PurQ: MKVRVVTFPGSNCDKDVGSVLESEFGAKVDYTWYKESFSDTPDLVVLPGGFSFGDYLRCGAMAKFSNAMDSVVKYANQGGKVLGVCNGFQILTESGLLPGALLHNRTLKYICKDVDLIPVSENKIAKEIKGTLSIPIAHGEGAYFADSQTLERLEKNGQVVFRYKQNPNGSLNDIAGICNEAGNVLGMMPHPERAINPYTGKMDGKQILEVLLKK; this comes from the coding sequence ATGAAGGTAAGAGTGGTTACCTTTCCTGGATCCAACTGTGATAAGGATGTGGGATCCGTTCTTGAATCTGAATTTGGAGCCAAGGTCGATTATACTTGGTACAAAGAATCCTTTTCTGATACTCCTGACCTTGTGGTTTTGCCAGGCGGATTTTCCTTTGGGGATTATTTACGATGCGGGGCTATGGCAAAGTTTTCAAATGCCATGGATTCTGTTGTCAAATATGCAAACCAAGGGGGAAAGGTATTAGGTGTTTGTAATGGATTTCAAATCCTTACCGAGTCAGGACTCCTTCCCGGTGCTTTACTTCATAACCGAACTTTAAAGTATATTTGTAAGGATGTGGATCTCATTCCCGTTTCCGAAAACAAAATTGCAAAGGAAATCAAAGGAACACTTTCCATTCCCATTGCTCATGGAGAAGGGGCGTACTTTGCTGACTCCCAAACTTTAGAACGATTAGAAAAAAATGGCCAGGTAGTCTTTCGTTACAAACAAAACCCCAATGGATCTTTAAATGATATCGCAGGGATTTGTAATGAAGCTGGAAACGTTCTAGGAATGATGCCCCATCCAGAACGTGCGATCAATCCATACACAGGAAAAATGGATGGAAAACAAATCTTAGAAGTTCTATTAAAAAAATAG
- the sufC gene encoding Fe-S cluster assembly ATPase SufC, giving the protein MSAILEIKSLHANVGDKTILRGVNLTIGPGEVHAIMGPNGSGKSTLSNVILGHPKYTITSGDILFKGESILNKTTDERARLGLFLSFQYPTSLPGVTIGNFLKSILKAHRGKEVPVKEFKQELKQSMDLLEVPQSFIGRYVNDGFSGGEKKRAEILQMSLLKPILSILDETDSGLDIDALRIVSEGINSNRNPERSILLITHYQRMLNYIVPDFVHVFADGRILETGGKDLSLKLEEVGYDWILEREGVK; this is encoded by the coding sequence TTGTCCGCTATTCTCGAAATAAAATCTCTACACGCTAATGTAGGGGACAAAACGATCCTCCGGGGAGTCAATCTCACCATCGGGCCCGGAGAGGTTCATGCCATTATGGGACCCAATGGGTCAGGAAAGAGCACACTTTCCAATGTCATTCTTGGACATCCGAAATATACGATCACTTCTGGAGATATCCTCTTTAAGGGAGAGTCCATTTTAAATAAAACAACCGATGAAAGGGCAAGGCTTGGACTCTTTTTGTCCTTCCAATACCCAACTTCCCTTCCTGGGGTTACCATTGGAAATTTTCTAAAGTCAATTCTCAAAGCGCATCGGGGAAAAGAAGTTCCCGTCAAAGAATTCAAACAAGAATTAAAACAGTCCATGGATCTGTTGGAAGTCCCTCAATCATTTATCGGGCGTTATGTGAATGATGGGTTTTCTGGTGGTGAAAAAAAACGTGCTGAAATTTTGCAGATGAGTTTACTCAAACCCATTTTGTCCATTTTGGATGAAACTGATTCTGGTTTGGATATTGATGCATTACGAATTGTTTCTGAAGGAATCAATTCCAATAGAAATCCGGAACGTTCCATTTTACTCATTACTCACTACCAAAGGATGCTTAATTATATTGTACCTGATTTTGTACACGTGTTTGCTGACGGACGAATTTTAGAAACAGGTGGCAAAGACCTTTCCTTAAAATTAGAGGAAGTGGGATACGATTGGATTTTGGAGAGAGAAGGGGTCAAATGA
- a CDS encoding EAL domain-containing protein: MFTAESTEGNQFWNETYFVPHFQPIVNAINRSISAYEVLGRQFNPKENTYESLGGLFHNRDQDPVPVYNIDRILREKAVKTLKESNLRTKLFFNMMPNFLSRVHHTDLFAENFHIIQLIEKYGIDRNQVVIEITEDEFDGSIDRLIQIVQIFRDYGLKIAIDDLGTGFSNLERIGYLHPDIMKVDIRIMRESLNKNSFKQVLGAISEMSQKLGSQLLFEGIETEEEVNLALSMGANLLQGFYFSTPNSHFLNRNTFSDKMKTVLENFSSVRSNELREKGIREQRIIDQLQDLFYELSDVKEEDFSYRFGQILSALPREILKVFVCDAEGYQITPTYDLDRMNGGYLERSRQIGNNYAWKPYFLKHKEESERFRKKWGVTYPLYDISNQNQYVIFTFSLMNGKILIAQVGWSE, from the coding sequence ATGTTCACAGCGGAATCAACGGAAGGAAACCAGTTTTGGAACGAGACATATTTTGTCCCTCATTTCCAACCCATCGTCAATGCCATCAATCGGTCTATTTCTGCCTATGAAGTCTTGGGTAGACAGTTCAATCCTAAGGAAAACACCTATGAATCTCTCGGCGGTCTTTTCCACAATCGGGATCAGGATCCGGTTCCTGTTTATAATATTGACCGCATCCTTAGGGAAAAGGCAGTCAAAACCTTAAAAGAGAGTAACCTTCGCACCAAACTCTTTTTTAACATGATGCCGAACTTTCTTTCCCGTGTGCACCATACCGATCTTTTTGCCGAAAACTTTCATATCATCCAACTCATTGAAAAATACGGAATCGATCGCAACCAAGTGGTGATTGAAATCACCGAAGATGAATTTGACGGTTCGATTGACCGCCTCATCCAAATTGTCCAAATCTTTCGGGACTATGGACTCAAAATCGCCATTGATGATTTGGGAACGGGGTTTTCCAATTTAGAGCGAATTGGGTATTTACACCCCGACATTATGAAAGTCGACATTCGCATCATGCGCGAGAGTTTGAATAAAAATTCATTCAAACAAGTCCTTGGTGCCATTTCGGAAATGTCTCAAAAACTCGGAAGCCAACTTCTTTTTGAAGGGATAGAGACGGAAGAAGAGGTTAACCTGGCTCTTTCGATGGGTGCCAATCTCTTGCAAGGTTTCTATTTCTCGACACCGAATTCCCATTTTCTCAATCGCAATACTTTCTCTGATAAAATGAAAACCGTACTCGAAAACTTCTCCAGTGTTCGTTCGAACGAACTAAGGGAAAAGGGAATTAGGGAACAACGGATCATTGACCAACTCCAAGACCTATTTTATGAACTTTCCGATGTCAAAGAGGAGGATTTTTCCTACCGATTTGGGCAAATCCTAAGTGCCTTGCCGAGAGAAATCCTGAAAGTCTTTGTCTGTGATGCAGAAGGTTACCAAATCACTCCTACTTATGATTTGGACAGGATGAACGGTGGGTATTTAGAAAGATCCCGCCAAATTGGGAACAACTACGCTTGGAAACCATACTTTTTGAAACATAAAGAAGAGTCGGAACGGTTCCGCAAAAAATGGGGAGTTACGTATCCACTTTACGATATATCCAACCAAAACCAATATGTGATCTTTACCTTCTCTTTGATGAACGGAAAGATCCTAATTGCCCAGGTAGGTTGGTCGGAATAG
- a CDS encoding Rieske (2Fe-2S) protein, producing the protein MAFKKLISVSEVTEGSLVVVKTRHFNVVLTKVDGEYFAFEDSCTHDGEEISCGKLEGSVITCPRHFAKFDVRNGNVLALPATEPLVIFPVRVNGTDLEVDLEAV; encoded by the coding sequence ATGGCCTTTAAAAAATTAATCTCCGTTTCTGAAGTCACTGAAGGCAGTTTGGTAGTTGTAAAAACTCGCCATTTCAATGTGGTTCTGACAAAAGTGGATGGGGAATACTTTGCTTTTGAAGATTCGTGTACTCATGACGGGGAAGAAATTTCCTGTGGGAAATTGGAAGGTTCTGTCATTACCTGTCCTAGGCATTTTGCAAAATTTGATGTTCGGAACGGTAATGTTTTGGCCTTACCTGCGACAGAACCACTTGTGATTTTTCCTGTTCGTGTGAATGGAACCGATTTGGAAGTAGATTTGGAGGCGGTATGA
- a CDS encoding cysteine desulfurase has product MSLDPYQIRKDFPILSRTLPNGKPLVYLDNGASSQKPQSVIDATNHYYTNDNANIHRGVYYLSQHATELFERTRIKTSHFFQAQCAKAIIFTRGTTDAINLVAQTWGRTNITEGDEIVLSVQEHHSNLVPWQMLALEKKAFLKFIPINEDTTYDLSNLNEIITKRTKLVAISQMSNVTGTIHDLTRIIDRVRQVGAKVLVDGAQAACHMPIHLVDMDVDFYAFSAHKMLGPTGVGVLFGKEEILEVMPPWLGGGDMIESVELENSTYAALPAKLEAGTPNIAGVIGFSHALDYLQNVGMKNIKEHERMLTEYALEKLNRIGGLHIYGTEDLDKRGGVVSFTMEGIHPHDVGSILDEEGVAIRVGHHCCQPLMKQLSIPGTCRASFYLYNTKEDIDALVHSIDKVKSIFGRVARK; this is encoded by the coding sequence ATGAGTTTAGATCCTTACCAAATCCGAAAGGATTTTCCTATTTTGTCTCGCACTTTGCCAAATGGCAAACCTCTTGTATACTTAGACAATGGTGCCTCTTCACAAAAACCACAGTCGGTGATTGATGCAACGAATCACTATTATACAAACGACAATGCCAACATCCACCGGGGAGTGTATTATTTATCCCAACATGCAACCGAACTTTTTGAACGCACTCGGATCAAAACATCTCATTTTTTCCAGGCTCAATGTGCTAAGGCAATTATTTTCACTCGTGGGACAACAGATGCCATCAACTTAGTGGCACAGACCTGGGGCCGAACCAATATCACTGAGGGAGATGAGATTGTTTTATCCGTCCAGGAACACCATTCGAATTTGGTTCCTTGGCAGATGTTGGCCTTAGAAAAAAAAGCTTTTTTAAAATTCATTCCCATTAACGAAGATACAACTTACGATTTATCCAATTTAAACGAAATCATTACCAAACGAACAAAATTAGTCGCCATAAGCCAGATGTCCAATGTAACAGGAACGATTCATGACCTAACAAGGATTATTGATCGGGTTCGCCAAGTGGGTGCAAAAGTTCTAGTTGATGGAGCACAAGCAGCATGTCATATGCCCATCCATTTGGTGGATATGGATGTAGACTTCTATGCATTTTCAGCGCATAAGATGCTTGGGCCTACCGGTGTGGGAGTTCTTTTCGGAAAAGAAGAAATTTTAGAAGTTATGCCCCCTTGGCTTGGTGGTGGGGATATGATCGAATCGGTAGAGTTAGAAAATTCTACTTATGCGGCCCTCCCTGCAAAATTAGAAGCGGGAACTCCGAATATTGCCGGAGTCATTGGTTTTAGCCATGCATTGGATTACCTTCAAAACGTAGGAATGAAGAACATCAAAGAACACGAACGGATGTTAACCGAGTATGCTTTGGAAAAACTGAACCGAATTGGTGGCCTTCATATTTATGGAACAGAAGATTTAGACAAAAGAGGAGGGGTTGTATCCTTTACGATGGAAGGAATCCACCCTCATGATGTTGGATCCATATTAGATGAAGAAGGTGTGGCCATTCGAGTGGGTCACCACTGTTGCCAACCACTGATGAAACAATTATCAATTCCTGGAACTTGTCGTGCATCGTTCTATTTATACAATACAAAAGAAGATATCGATGCTCTCGTACATTCC
- a CDS encoding sugar phosphate nucleotidyltransferase, translating to MRFQEDSIDCVDFILKKDEVLTIILGGGKGTRLLPLTEKRSKPAVSFGGKYRLIDIPISNSLNSGFEKIFILTQFNSYSLNRHINRTYATNNIHQKSFVEIIAAEQTVSSANWFEGTADAVRKVLPYIREQKPKYVLILSGDQLYNMDLSDFMQSHLMDPETEISVATNAIPEDQIYGLGIVKAGVGGFIQEFIEKPQDISQVESCRTKNGNFLANMGIYIFNTTTLIDVLEDRNMADFGKEILPKAIRERKVKAYTYDGYWEDIGTIKAFYEANLMLTDHIPKFNLYLEKTPIYTRARALPPSKIIHAVVNQALISEGTILNQCEVHRSIIGVRQLIASGTKIYDSIIMGLDHYGYFDRKSGKIPIGIGPNCEIRRTIVDKDCAIGANVRLLNEQNLQEYEDEYVRIREGIIVVPRHTAVPDGYTI from the coding sequence ATGCGATTTCAAGAAGACTCTATTGATTGTGTAGACTTCATCCTCAAAAAAGATGAAGTTTTAACCATCATCTTAGGTGGGGGAAAAGGAACTCGTTTATTACCGCTTACCGAAAAAAGATCCAAACCAGCTGTGAGTTTTGGTGGAAAATACCGACTCATCGACATTCCCATTTCGAATTCACTGAACAGCGGTTTTGAAAAGATCTTTATCCTCACGCAGTTTAATTCTTACTCACTCAACAGACATATCAACAGAACTTATGCGACAAATAATATCCACCAAAAGAGTTTTGTGGAGATCATTGCTGCCGAACAAACGGTATCCAGTGCCAATTGGTTTGAAGGAACAGCAGATGCCGTAAGAAAGGTTTTGCCTTATATCAGGGAACAAAAACCCAAATACGTTCTTATCCTTTCTGGGGATCAACTTTACAATATGGATCTTTCTGACTTTATGCAGAGCCATCTAATGGATCCCGAAACAGAAATTTCCGTAGCAACCAATGCCATCCCTGAAGACCAAATTTATGGGCTTGGGATTGTGAAGGCGGGAGTGGGTGGGTTCATCCAAGAGTTCATAGAAAAACCACAAGACATCTCTCAAGTCGAATCTTGTCGGACAAAAAATGGGAACTTCCTTGCGAATATGGGGATTTATATTTTTAACACGACCACACTGATTGATGTTTTAGAAGATCGCAATATGGCTGACTTCGGGAAAGAAATTTTGCCGAAAGCCATCCGCGAAAGAAAAGTGAAGGCTTATACTTACGATGGTTATTGGGAAGACATTGGGACCATCAAAGCCTTTTATGAAGCCAACTTGATGTTAACTGATCATATTCCTAAGTTCAATTTATACTTAGAAAAAACTCCCATTTACACGAGAGCACGAGCCCTTCCTCCATCCAAAATCATCCACGCTGTAGTGAACCAAGCTCTCATTTCAGAAGGAACCATCTTAAACCAATGTGAGGTGCACCGTTCCATCATTGGGGTGCGCCAACTCATCGCATCAGGAACAAAGATCTACGACTCCATCATTATGGGTCTTGACCACTATGGTTATTTTGACCGGAAGTCAGGGAAGATCCCCATTGGGATTGGGCCTAACTGCGAAATACGACGGACAATTGTCGACAAAGACTGCGCCATCGGAGCCAATGTTCGGCTGTTAAACGAACAGAACCTCCAAGAATATGAGGATGAATATGTGCGGATCCGAGAAGGAATCATTGTGGTTCCAAGGCATACGGCGGTTCCGGATGGGTATACAATTTAA
- a CDS encoding PP2C family protein-serine/threonine phosphatase, with product MATEESIHTILIVDDVPENVELLKYLLQQEGFKTYTAYSAEEARLVLLNTAIDTLLLDVNMPVQDGFSFCRELRTMDQFKLLPILFITSIEREVGFQEAMKNGGDDFINKPFNKRELVAKIRSVIRLKDLQDELYTQKSKYEKELQTARRVQDQLIPEKSFIWNGIKAQTLFHPYLQIGGDFVDTWIEEKKLHIVIADCSGHGPSAALIGAMFKMQLFNLVTSMGLHARVEHLRKNMELVLPEDYAITFCYAILDSDLKLSYINGGHPAPIVYIDGETKFLKGMSPMIMGINFTANDEVQTVQLKNGSMFFMYTDGASEAMNSKSEYITEEGMKEIFHKSVKSGDDILLSVQNQILEFCGTSTPSDDMAMVCIQL from the coding sequence ATGGCAACAGAAGAATCCATTCATACCATCCTGATAGTTGATGATGTTCCCGAAAACGTGGAACTATTGAAATACCTTCTGCAACAAGAAGGATTTAAAACTTATACTGCTTATTCTGCGGAAGAAGCAAGGCTCGTATTATTAAACACAGCCATCGATACACTTCTCTTAGATGTCAATATGCCTGTGCAAGACGGATTTTCCTTTTGTAGGGAACTTCGTACCATGGACCAGTTCAAACTCCTTCCCATTCTTTTTATTACATCCATAGAGAGAGAAGTTGGATTTCAGGAAGCCATGAAAAATGGTGGAGACGATTTTATCAATAAACCCTTTAATAAAAGGGAACTTGTGGCAAAAATTCGTTCTGTGATTCGTTTGAAGGATTTACAGGACGAGTTGTACACACAAAAAAGTAAATACGAAAAAGAATTACAAACTGCAAGAAGAGTCCAAGATCAACTCATCCCTGAAAAAAGTTTTATTTGGAATGGAATCAAAGCCCAAACCTTATTCCATCCCTATTTACAAATTGGTGGGGACTTTGTCGATACTTGGATCGAAGAAAAGAAACTTCATATCGTGATTGCTGATTGTTCTGGGCATGGACCGAGTGCAGCTCTCATTGGTGCGATGTTCAAAATGCAATTATTCAATTTAGTTACTTCTATGGGTCTCCATGCACGAGTAGAACATTTACGTAAAAACATGGAACTCGTTCTTCCGGAAGATTATGCCATTACTTTTTGTTATGCGATCCTTGATTCCGATTTAAAACTTTCTTATATCAATGGAGGTCATCCCGCTCCTATTGTTTATATCGATGGAGAGACAAAATTTTTAAAAGGAATGAGTCCTATGATTATGGGGATCAATTTCACTGCTAACGATGAAGTACAAACTGTACAACTAAAAAACGGTTCGATGTTTTTTATGTATACAGACGGTGCCAGTGAAGCAATGAATTCCAAGTCTGAATACATTACCGAAGAGGGAATGAAAGAGATCTTTCATAAATCAGTTAAGTCAGGTGATGATATTTTGTTATCAGTCCAAAATCAAATTTTAGAATTTTGTGGAACTTCCACTCCCAGTGATGATATGGCCATGGTGTGTATACAGTTATGA